From a region of the Halorubrum sp. BV1 genome:
- a CDS encoding 30S ribosomal protein S28e → MSAEEGTGDSTTAEVIEVVGKTGMHGEAMQVKCRIQEGSNQGRIITRNVLGPVRMGDVLQLRETQRDADSIGGR, encoded by the coding sequence ATGAGCGCAGAAGAGGGCACCGGCGACTCCACCACCGCCGAGGTGATCGAGGTCGTCGGCAAGACCGGGATGCACGGCGAGGCCATGCAGGTCAAGTGCCGCATCCAAGAGGGATCGAACCAGGGCCGGATCATCACCCGGAACGTCCTGGGCCCCGTCCGCATGGGCGACGTGCTCCAGCTCCGGGAGACCCAGCGCGACGCAGACTCCATCGGAGGCCGATAA
- a CDS encoding sensor domain-containing protein — translation MASLRPLSTLPVIGVAADSRTYRHLLYLLIAVPLGFVYSVLVTVGVGFGLVLSVVLVGFALLFATLIGARLLAGVERSLANALLGTDLPRPDDLSDGGGGTLAGLRRYVDAPSTWRSLGFLSLKFWVALLAFAPVFLLANAFPLVTAPLRYPYAAEFGEVNGEPVTWSIDTLPEALIAVPLGVVGVLVALHVANAIAYAARRMAVALLCDRRPSAASEAA, via the coding sequence ATGGCCTCCCTCCGGCCCCTCTCTACGCTCCCGGTGATCGGCGTCGCCGCCGACAGCAGGACGTATCGGCACCTCCTGTACCTCCTGATCGCGGTCCCGCTCGGGTTCGTCTACTCGGTGCTCGTGACCGTCGGCGTCGGGTTCGGGCTCGTGCTTTCGGTCGTCTTAGTCGGATTCGCGCTCCTGTTCGCGACGCTCATCGGAGCCCGGCTGCTCGCCGGCGTCGAGCGGTCTCTCGCGAACGCGCTCTTGGGGACCGACCTGCCGCGCCCCGACGACCTCTCTGACGGCGGGGGTGGGACGCTCGCGGGACTCAGGCGGTACGTCGACGCACCGTCGACGTGGCGGAGCCTCGGCTTCCTCTCGCTGAAGTTCTGGGTCGCCCTGCTCGCGTTTGCGCCGGTGTTCCTCCTCGCGAACGCCTTCCCGCTCGTGACCGCACCGCTCCGGTATCCGTACGCCGCCGAGTTCGGCGAGGTGAACGGCGAGCCGGTCACGTGGTCGATCGACACGCTTCCCGAGGCCCTGATCGCGGTCCCGCTCGGAGTGGTCGGCGTGCTCGTCGCGCTCCACGTCGCAAACGCCATCGCGTACGCGGCCCGCCGGATGGCGGTCGCGCTGCTCTGCGATCGGCGGCCGTCCGCGGCGAGCGAGGCGGCGTGA
- a CDS encoding zinc ribbon domain-containing protein, giving the protein MPSQNDDDETEYSVFGNDAENAIEQSDDRADPEATGLGDDASGCPKCGGTEIEVDEIATSGTGLTKMFDVQNRTFQVVSCANCGYSELYKGQSTGNAVDFFIG; this is encoded by the coding sequence ATGCCCTCCCAGAACGACGACGACGAGACGGAGTACTCCGTCTTCGGAAACGACGCGGAGAACGCGATCGAGCAGTCCGACGACCGAGCCGACCCGGAGGCCACGGGACTCGGCGACGACGCGAGCGGCTGTCCGAAGTGCGGCGGCACGGAGATCGAGGTCGACGAGATCGCGACGAGCGGCACCGGCCTCACCAAGATGTTCGACGTGCAGAACCGTACGTTCCAGGTGGTATCGTGTGCGAACTGCGGCTACTCGGAGCTGTACAAGGGACAGTCGACGGGGAACGCCGTCGACTTTTTCATCGGCTGA
- a CDS encoding cupin domain-containing protein, which translates to MDVIPDEDVEATEAVEGVFLTQGAVGEETSIQRFVIEPDEKVPEHDHHHEQIGVIVEGTATFVVDGEDLVVEPGDTYVIPGGEPHAALNRGDETVVGYDIFAPPRANADWQK; encoded by the coding sequence ATGGACGTCATACCAGACGAGGACGTCGAGGCGACCGAGGCCGTGGAGGGTGTCTTCCTCACGCAGGGTGCCGTCGGCGAGGAGACGAGTATCCAGCGGTTCGTGATCGAGCCGGACGAGAAAGTTCCCGAACACGACCACCACCACGAGCAGATCGGCGTGATCGTCGAGGGGACGGCGACGTTCGTGGTCGACGGGGAGGACCTCGTCGTCGAGCCCGGCGACACGTACGTCATCCCGGGCGGCGAGCCCCACGCCGCGCTCAACCGCGGCGACGAGACCGTCGTCGGCTACGACATCTTCGCGCCGCCGCGGGCGAACGCCGACTGGCAGAAGTGA
- a CDS encoding 50S ribosomal protein L24e, which produces MVETRTCDYTGEEIEPGTGTMYVKKDGQILHFVDSKAEKNYLLGREARDLEWTEEGHNQGGE; this is translated from the coding sequence ATGGTCGAGACACGCACCTGCGACTACACCGGCGAAGAGATCGAGCCCGGCACGGGCACGATGTACGTCAAGAAGGACGGCCAGATCCTCCACTTCGTCGACTCGAAGGCGGAGAAGAACTACCTCCTCGGCCGTGAGGCCCGCGACCTTGAGTGGACCGAGGAAGGACACAATCAGGGTGGCGAGTAG
- a CDS encoding YcaO-like family protein gives MDIGLVGEGPAVDAVEAALGDVDVNVMPVEAGLLDGFDLAVVVDTAGSETFAAANDRLDRWVAVEVGGVGGVPLDAVDAAVTVFETTCYDCLRARVASGDAEPATETRGTRSAVRYAGALAGRRVVRRLSGDPVADTVVEVSGGEAFGGERTLLPVPGCDCGDEPGDALPREGEGRSLSAALDAAERAVDSRVGPIADVGEQASFPVPYYVARVADTTGFSDERAAEFGGGVAAGWDAAFMKALGEGLERYAAGVYREAAFTHATAGNVPNPVPPDAFVRPDDAAEYARGDRLPWATGANLATGETASLPAEFVHFPPPENRYRPAITTGLGLGNTGPEAALSGLYEVIERDATMTSWYSTADPLGLAVDDAEFAELEKRARAESLAVTPLLVTADVDVPVVAVGVHREGDWPRFAAGSGADLDPVAAARSALAEALQNWTELRSMGEEAAAEQGAAIGRHADFPDETRAFFDPDATVAAASLGEETASGAAELSAVVERVEAVDLDPYVARVTTRDLAALGFEAVRVLVPGAQPLFTGEPFFGDRASDVPRSMGFEPDLDNEYHPFP, from the coding sequence ATGGACATCGGACTGGTCGGCGAGGGGCCGGCGGTCGACGCGGTCGAAGCTGCGCTCGGCGACGTCGACGTGAACGTGATGCCCGTCGAGGCGGGCCTTTTGGACGGGTTCGACCTCGCCGTCGTCGTCGACACCGCGGGGTCTGAGACGTTCGCGGCCGCGAACGACCGTCTCGATCGGTGGGTCGCGGTGGAGGTCGGCGGCGTCGGCGGCGTTCCGCTCGACGCGGTCGACGCCGCGGTCACCGTCTTCGAGACGACCTGCTACGACTGTCTCCGCGCCCGCGTGGCGAGCGGCGACGCCGAACCGGCGACAGAGACGCGCGGAACGCGGTCGGCCGTCCGGTACGCCGGGGCGCTGGCCGGCCGCCGTGTCGTCCGCCGGCTCTCCGGGGACCCGGTCGCGGACACGGTCGTCGAAGTGTCGGGCGGGGAGGCGTTCGGCGGCGAGCGGACGCTCCTGCCCGTCCCCGGATGCGACTGTGGCGACGAGCCGGGCGACGCGCTCCCGCGGGAGGGCGAGGGGCGGTCGCTCTCGGCCGCGCTCGACGCCGCCGAGCGCGCGGTCGATTCCAGGGTCGGGCCGATCGCGGACGTGGGCGAGCAGGCGTCGTTCCCGGTGCCGTACTACGTCGCCCGCGTCGCCGACACGACCGGATTCTCCGACGAGCGCGCGGCCGAGTTCGGCGGGGGCGTCGCCGCGGGCTGGGACGCCGCGTTCATGAAGGCGCTCGGCGAGGGGCTGGAGCGCTACGCCGCGGGCGTCTACCGCGAGGCGGCGTTCACGCACGCCACCGCCGGGAACGTCCCGAACCCCGTCCCTCCGGACGCGTTCGTCCGCCCCGATGACGCGGCCGAATACGCCCGCGGCGACCGGCTCCCGTGGGCGACCGGAGCGAACCTCGCGACGGGCGAAACGGCGAGCCTCCCGGCGGAGTTCGTCCACTTTCCTCCGCCGGAGAACCGATACCGCCCCGCGATCACGACCGGGCTCGGACTCGGGAACACCGGCCCCGAGGCGGCGCTGTCGGGCCTCTACGAGGTGATAGAGCGCGACGCGACGATGACGAGTTGGTACTCGACGGCGGATCCGCTGGGGCTGGCGGTCGACGACGCCGAGTTCGCGGAACTCGAGAAGCGCGCCCGCGCCGAGTCGCTCGCCGTGACGCCGCTCCTCGTGACCGCCGACGTCGACGTTCCCGTCGTCGCCGTGGGGGTCCACCGCGAGGGCGACTGGCCCCGATTCGCCGCCGGCTCCGGAGCCGACCTCGACCCGGTCGCCGCAGCGCGGAGCGCGCTCGCGGAGGCGCTCCAGAACTGGACCGAGCTCCGGTCGATGGGCGAGGAGGCGGCGGCCGAGCAGGGGGCGGCGATCGGTCGCCACGCGGACTTCCCGGACGAGACCCGGGCGTTCTTCGATCCGGACGCGACCGTCGCGGCCGCGTCGCTCGGAGAAGAGACGGCGTCGGGAGCGGCGGAGCTGTCGGCCGTCGTCGAGCGCGTCGAGGCGGTCGACCTCGACCCGTACGTCGCGCGAGTCACGACGCGCGACCTCGCCGCGCTCGGATTCGAGGCGGTCCGCGTGCTCGTCCCCGGGGCACAGCCGCTCTTTACGGGAGAGCCGTTCTTCGGCGACCGCGCCAGCGACGTCCCGCGGTCGATGGGGTTCGAGCCGGATCTCGACAACGAGTACCATCCGTTTCCGTGA
- a CDS encoding DUF5802 family protein — protein MFERFSSGYYLGELYVEPHDGERAVIQRVDHERVNEQLYADGDGVERLDAPLVMKLDGGHIPVTGDDDVPSGTLALPRELADEALPDRRNVLLADADRAETLLRWEGWEPFANA, from the coding sequence ATGTTCGAGCGATTTTCGAGCGGCTACTATCTGGGGGAACTGTACGTGGAGCCCCACGACGGCGAGCGGGCCGTCATCCAGCGGGTCGACCACGAGCGCGTCAACGAGCAGCTGTACGCCGACGGCGACGGAGTAGAGCGACTCGACGCTCCGCTCGTGATGAAACTCGACGGCGGCCACATACCGGTGACCGGCGACGACGACGTGCCGAGCGGAACGCTCGCGCTCCCGCGAGAACTCGCCGACGAGGCCCTCCCGGACCGTCGGAACGTGCTCTTGGCCGACGCCGACCGCGCAGAGACGCTCCTCCGATGGGAGGGTTGGGAGCCGTTCGCGAACGCGTGA
- the ndk gene encoding nucleoside-diphosphate kinase, translated as MSHHDERTFVMVKPDGVQRGLIGEVVSRFEDRGLKLVGGKFMQIDEDLAHDHYGEHEDKPFFDGLVEFITSGPVFAMVWEGADATRQVRAMVGETDPAESAPGTIRGDFGLDLGHNVIHASDHEDEGANEREIDLFFDEDELVDYGLDTAAWVYEDE; from the coding sequence ATGAGCCACCACGACGAGCGCACCTTCGTGATGGTGAAGCCGGACGGCGTGCAGCGCGGTCTCATCGGCGAGGTCGTCTCGCGGTTCGAGGACCGCGGGCTGAAGCTCGTCGGCGGGAAGTTCATGCAGATCGACGAGGACCTCGCGCACGACCACTACGGCGAGCACGAGGACAAGCCGTTCTTCGACGGCCTCGTCGAATTTATCACCTCCGGACCGGTCTTCGCGATGGTCTGGGAGGGCGCAGACGCGACTCGACAGGTCCGTGCGATGGTCGGAGAGACCGACCCCGCCGAGTCCGCCCCGGGAACGATCCGCGGCGACTTCGGACTCGACCTCGGCCACAACGTGATCCACGCGTCGGACCACGAAGACGAGGGCGCGAACGAACGCGAGATCGACCTGTTCTTCGACGAGGACGAACTCGTCGACTACGGCCTCGACACCGCCGCGTGGGTATACGAGGACGAGTAA
- a CDS encoding ZIP family metal transporter: MAFEITETFVRFVGTSPVIQALVGGVIIALMNLFGASLVLVWRNPSERALNGMLGFAAGVMLAAAFTSLIIPGIEEYSGGNPLPTLVGVGIGALFLDRADALVPHAHYLLTGSSRADASRPSETLPVTEEKLAGVILFILAITLHNMPEGLAVGVAFGAAGRDPAQLGSALSLMLAIGLQNIPEGLAVSVAAINAGLNRRLYAAIAGIRAGAVEIPLAVVGAVAVATIEPLLPYAMGFAAGAMLFVISDEIIPETHRSGHERVATLGLMVGVIVMLYLDISLAG; this comes from the coding sequence ATGGCGTTTGAGATCACGGAGACGTTTGTCCGATTTGTCGGGACGTCTCCGGTAATACAGGCACTCGTAGGAGGCGTCATTATCGCTCTAATGAATCTCTTCGGTGCATCGCTCGTGCTCGTCTGGCGAAATCCATCCGAACGAGCCCTCAACGGTATGCTCGGATTCGCGGCAGGCGTAATGCTCGCAGCAGCCTTTACCAGCCTCATAATTCCCGGTATCGAGGAGTATTCCGGAGGAAATCCGCTTCCGACACTCGTCGGCGTTGGGATCGGCGCACTGTTTCTTGACCGAGCGGACGCACTGGTTCCCCACGCGCACTACCTTCTGACTGGCAGCAGTCGAGCGGACGCATCGAGACCGAGCGAGACGCTCCCAGTCACCGAGGAGAAATTGGCCGGAGTAATACTGTTCATTTTAGCTATCACGCTACATAACATGCCCGAAGGGTTAGCCGTTGGAGTCGCGTTCGGCGCAGCCGGGAGAGATCCAGCTCAACTCGGAAGCGCGCTGTCGCTGATGCTTGCAATCGGTCTCCAAAACATCCCCGAGGGGTTGGCCGTGTCTGTGGCGGCGATAAACGCCGGTCTCAACCGTCGGTTGTATGCTGCGATCGCCGGAATCCGAGCAGGAGCCGTCGAGATCCCATTAGCGGTGGTGGGAGCTGTTGCTGTGGCGACAATCGAACCGCTGTTACCGTACGCAATGGGATTTGCGGCAGGAGCGATGTTGTTTGTGATTTCTGACGAAATCATACCCGAGACACACAGAAGCGGTCACGAACGCGTGGCAACGCTTGGACTCATGGTCGGCGTCATCGTAATGCTGTATTTAGACATCTCGTTAGCCGGGTAG
- a CDS encoding PQQ-binding-like beta-propeller repeat protein → MDRRVLFASLILFAGGAAGVGVALFAFVGVDDGATEAEIVWESDPVTGDDGSGAVVATMDGDPLVLQSVAANGTRSVRATAVGGGVEWTSPVGTGAGGGAAPADGDGGEAVEAAETSGLVTGTLGGEQVVALTTRSGSLVVFDADDGSERFVVDTGGRSAVRPAIGDVDGDGDAEVVAVSTSGGVLAVDAGGDPVFQSDVGAPIERRPLAIDFSGNKASGDDVTNGVAVVTADGDEHAVRLLDGDGDVRWTATPSVTPLSWRQADSQNGPILALGGTNGNLETLEVADGSTRYEIGLQDLPVAVGDAGPGRVYVGGSGSVWAVSLLDGEVSWKQQFGGDTRVNAPSLGVLGGGDEADPVAINREGDLLVLNRNGGVTARGSVGAVVYASPQFADVTGDGTDELIVVTEDGTAVAVDVSD, encoded by the coding sequence ATGGACCGGCGCGTGCTCTTCGCGAGTCTCATCTTGTTCGCCGGCGGTGCAGCCGGCGTCGGCGTCGCGCTCTTCGCGTTCGTCGGCGTCGACGACGGCGCGACGGAGGCGGAGATCGTCTGGGAATCGGACCCTGTCACCGGTGACGACGGCAGCGGCGCAGTCGTCGCCACCATGGACGGTGACCCGCTCGTGTTGCAGTCGGTCGCCGCGAACGGCACGCGGTCGGTGCGGGCCACCGCCGTCGGTGGCGGCGTGGAGTGGACGTCTCCGGTCGGGACCGGAGCCGGAGGCGGCGCGGCACCCGCGGACGGTGACGGCGGCGAGGCCGTCGAGGCGGCCGAGACGAGCGGGCTCGTTACGGGCACGCTCGGCGGCGAACAAGTCGTCGCGCTCACCACGCGTTCGGGGTCGCTCGTCGTTTTTGACGCCGATGACGGCTCCGAGCGGTTCGTCGTGGACACCGGCGGTCGAAGCGCGGTCCGCCCCGCGATCGGCGATGTCGACGGCGACGGCGACGCCGAGGTCGTCGCGGTCTCGACGAGCGGCGGCGTCCTCGCCGTCGATGCCGGCGGCGATCCGGTCTTCCAGAGTGACGTCGGCGCGCCGATCGAGCGCCGACCGCTGGCCATCGATTTCAGCGGTAACAAAGCGAGCGGCGACGATGTGACGAACGGCGTCGCCGTCGTCACCGCCGACGGCGACGAGCACGCGGTCAGGCTGCTCGACGGCGACGGTGACGTGCGATGGACGGCCACACCGAGCGTCACGCCGCTGAGCTGGCGGCAGGCGGACAGCCAAAACGGACCGATCCTCGCGCTCGGCGGAACGAACGGCAATCTCGAGACGCTCGAGGTCGCCGACGGCTCGACCCGATACGAGATCGGGCTTCAGGACCTTCCGGTCGCAGTCGGAGACGCGGGGCCGGGGCGCGTCTACGTCGGCGGCTCGGGCAGCGTCTGGGCGGTCAGTCTCCTCGACGGCGAGGTGTCGTGGAAACAGCAGTTCGGAGGCGACACACGGGTGAACGCGCCGTCTCTGGGTGTGCTCGGCGGCGGCGACGAGGCCGACCCGGTGGCGATAAACCGCGAGGGAGACCTGCTCGTATTGAATCGGAACGGCGGCGTCACCGCCCGGGGGAGCGTCGGCGCGGTGGTGTACGCGAGCCCGCAGTTCGCCGATGTGACCGGCGACGGAACCGACGAACTCATCGTCGTGACGGAGGACGGGACGGCGGTCGCGGTCGACGTAAGCGACTGA
- a CDS encoding carbonic anhydrase: MSRRLLADLLDRNDAHVASLGAGALSAHRDGQRPPVVSVCCSDSRVSQERMWAADPGYLFTVGNIGNRVSTDVDGERVLSGSVAYPLCHTDTDVVVVVGHTGCGAVGAALDAARDGPIPTDPGIRSDVEDLLPIVERGLDAAVSETAAASVRNQLVEYNVHEQVALVRESNAAGDADVYGFVYDFHGAYGDRDGAAYLVNANGTREVDRLRGLVDDSHADRVSTLL; this comes from the coding sequence ATGAGTCGTCGGCTTCTCGCCGATCTGCTCGACCGCAACGACGCCCACGTCGCGTCACTCGGTGCCGGCGCGCTCTCGGCACATCGTGACGGGCAGCGACCGCCGGTCGTCTCCGTTTGCTGTTCCGATTCCCGGGTCTCACAGGAGCGGATGTGGGCGGCAGATCCCGGCTATCTCTTCACCGTCGGCAATATCGGGAACCGCGTGAGCACGGACGTCGACGGAGAACGAGTGCTCTCCGGCAGCGTCGCGTATCCCCTCTGTCACACCGACACGGACGTCGTCGTCGTGGTCGGCCACACCGGCTGCGGGGCCGTCGGGGCGGCGCTCGACGCGGCGAGAGACGGACCGATTCCGACCGATCCCGGCATCCGATCCGACGTCGAGGACCTCCTCCCGATCGTCGAGCGGGGGCTCGACGCGGCGGTATCCGAGACCGCCGCTGCCAGCGTCAGAAACCAATTGGTCGAGTACAACGTCCACGAGCAGGTCGCGCTCGTTCGCGAAAGCAACGCGGCCGGCGACGCCGACGTGTACGGGTTCGTCTACGACTTCCACGGTGCATACGGTGACCGAGACGGGGCGGCCTACCTCGTGAACGCCAACGGCACTCGTGAGGTCGATCGGCTTCGCGGTCTCGTGGACGACTCGCACGCGGACCGCGTCTCCACCCTGTTGTGA
- the rpl7ae gene encoding 50S ribosomal protein L7Ae: MPVYVDYETPADLAERSLEALEVARDTGTVKKGTNETTKAVERGNADLVVVAEDVSPEEIVMHLPELADEKGIPVVFVDTQDEVGQAAGLEVGSAAAAVVDAGDADDDVEDIGEKVAELR, encoded by the coding sequence ATGCCCGTTTACGTAGACTACGAAACCCCAGCCGACCTCGCCGAGCGATCCCTTGAGGCGCTCGAGGTCGCCCGAGACACCGGTACCGTGAAGAAAGGAACCAACGAGACCACGAAAGCCGTCGAGCGCGGCAACGCCGACCTCGTCGTCGTCGCCGAGGACGTCTCTCCCGAGGAGATCGTGATGCACCTCCCCGAACTCGCAGACGAGAAGGGTATTCCGGTCGTCTTCGTCGACACCCAAGACGAGGTCGGACAGGCCGCGGGACTCGAGGTCGGCTCGGCCGCCGCCGCCGTCGTCGACGCCGGTGACGCCGACGACGACGTCGAGGACATCGGCGAGAAGGTCGCGGAGCTTCGATAG
- a CDS encoding bifunctional UDP-sugar hydrolase/5'-nucleotidase: MARLVHYSDIENVFDVPERAARLAGRIRALSGPDAAVVATGDTTAPGVLSLVATGRQIVDFYAATDTALDTFGNHEFDYGPDALRGLVADAPATFVSANVRDEDGEPFGRSEGVVPWTTLAVGDATIGFVGVTDPATSSLNPMAADLSFDDPVTAARDAIAEMRAAIAGGADGTVAGGADGAAASSLDHTVVLSHLGAGDDDLARELDVDAVLGGHVHSRRNEVVGGTRLVRPGVNGETVAEIEFGSAGIPTGVPTATLHDPDGADPVEGLAAALDERMAAADLGEVVDRVDEPIERTGPVVHGGECRAGNVVADAFRWALDADVGLSNAGGLRQGDPLAGAVTKADLISLIPFEEPVVLASVTGAELHDVFREMAAPDVDFGEDDWWHGHVSNARVVWDADADLIAEATVGGEPIDPERRYTVAVSEYLLHSEHEFPTLAQRHRVDEGPIQYEALAAYARSEGIDPAIEGRIEIRGRRSASAITGGDR; the protein is encoded by the coding sequence ATGGCTCGTCTCGTCCACTACTCCGACATCGAGAACGTCTTCGACGTCCCCGAGCGAGCGGCCCGCCTCGCCGGACGGATCCGCGCGCTCTCGGGCCCTGACGCCGCGGTCGTCGCGACCGGCGACACGACCGCGCCCGGCGTTCTCTCGCTGGTCGCGACCGGCCGGCAGATCGTCGACTTCTACGCCGCGACCGACACGGCGCTCGACACGTTCGGCAATCACGAGTTTGATTATGGACCCGACGCGCTCCGCGGGCTCGTCGCCGATGCCCCGGCCACCTTCGTCTCCGCGAACGTCCGCGACGAGGACGGGGAGCCGTTCGGCCGCTCGGAGGGCGTCGTCCCGTGGACGACGCTCGCGGTCGGAGACGCGACGATCGGGTTCGTCGGCGTCACCGACCCCGCGACGAGTTCGCTGAACCCGATGGCCGCCGACTTGTCCTTCGACGATCCCGTGACCGCCGCCCGCGACGCGATCGCCGAGATGCGAGCGGCGATCGCCGGCGGAGCGGACGGAACGGTCGCCGGCGGAGCGGACGGCGCGGCTGCATCCTCGCTCGATCACACGGTCGTCCTCTCGCACCTCGGGGCGGGTGACGACGACCTCGCGCGCGAACTCGACGTCGACGCGGTCCTCGGTGGACACGTCCACAGCCGGCGCAACGAGGTCGTCGGGGGCACGCGGCTGGTCCGCCCCGGCGTCAACGGCGAGACAGTCGCGGAAATCGAGTTCGGCAGCGCCGGCATCCCGACCGGCGTTCCGACCGCGACGCTCCACGATCCGGACGGCGCGGACCCGGTCGAGGGCCTCGCGGCCGCCCTCGACGAGCGGATGGCCGCGGCCGACCTCGGCGAGGTGGTCGACCGTGTCGACGAGCCGATAGAGCGAACGGGTCCGGTCGTCCACGGCGGGGAGTGCCGCGCCGGAAACGTCGTCGCCGACGCGTTCCGGTGGGCGCTCGACGCCGACGTTGGACTGTCGAACGCCGGCGGACTCCGGCAAGGCGATCCGCTCGCGGGCGCGGTGACGAAGGCCGATCTGATCAGCCTGATCCCGTTCGAGGAGCCGGTCGTGCTCGCGTCCGTGACCGGCGCGGAGCTTCACGACGTGTTCCGCGAGATGGCCGCGCCGGACGTCGACTTCGGCGAGGACGACTGGTGGCACGGCCACGTCTCGAACGCGCGCGTGGTCTGGGACGCCGACGCCGACCTGATCGCGGAGGCGACCGTCGGCGGCGAGCCGATCGACCCCGAGCGGCGGTACACGGTCGCCGTCTCCGAGTACCTGTTGCACTCCGAACACGAGTTTCCGACGCTCGCACAGCGCCACCGAGTCGACGAGGGCCCGATCCAGTACGAGGCGCTCGCCGCGTACGCCCGCTCGGAGGGAATCGACCCGGCTATCGAGGGGCGGATCGAGATCCGCGGCAGGCGGTCGGCGTCGGCGATCACCGGCGGGGACCGGTAG
- the eif1A gene encoding translation initiation factor eIF-1A, which translates to MSEESGRRNLRMPNDDEVFAVVTEHLGGNHVRLRCVDGETRMGRIPGRMKYRTWISEGDVVLAEPWDWQDEKANVEWRYTEEDADQLRREGHIQ; encoded by the coding sequence ATGAGCGAAGAATCCGGGCGTCGGAACCTCCGAATGCCCAACGACGACGAAGTGTTTGCCGTGGTGACAGAGCACCTCGGCGGGAACCACGTCCGACTGCGCTGTGTCGACGGCGAGACCCGTATGGGCCGGATACCCGGCCGTATGAAGTACCGTACGTGGATCAGCGAGGGTGACGTCGTGCTCGCGGAACCGTGGGACTGGCAAGACGAGAAGGCGAACGTCGAGTGGCGCTACACGGAGGAGGACGCCGACCAACTCCGGCGGGAAGGCCACATCCAGTAA
- the cmk gene encoding (d)CMP kinase: protein MSGTPEVDREIDGNLFVTVSGPPGCGATTLVEGLAAALDCGYVSGGELFREIAAERDMSLSQLIAKTGESEDIDRALDRRLRTIAEKWGASNKPFVLESRLAGWIAGNRADVRIWLDAPDEVRADRTTSREEMTSEMQVREVIEETRYKSYYGIDLSDRSIYDLAINTGRWDAETTLDIALAAIDGYDIETDEGAFDTPDFEI, encoded by the coding sequence ATGAGTGGAACCCCGGAAGTGGACCGCGAGATCGATGGAAACCTGTTCGTCACCGTCTCGGGGCCGCCGGGATGTGGGGCGACGACCCTCGTCGAGGGGCTCGCGGCGGCGCTCGACTGCGGGTACGTCTCCGGCGGCGAACTGTTCCGCGAGATCGCGGCCGAACGGGATATGAGCCTCTCACAGCTGATCGCGAAGACCGGCGAGTCCGAGGACATCGACCGGGCGCTCGACCGGCGGCTCCGGACGATAGCCGAGAAGTGGGGTGCCTCGAACAAGCCGTTCGTGCTCGAATCGCGACTCGCCGGCTGGATTGCCGGCAACCGCGCCGACGTTCGGATCTGGCTCGACGCCCCCGACGAGGTGCGGGCCGATCGAACCACGAGCCGGGAGGAGATGACCTCCGAGATGCAGGTCCGCGAGGTGATAGAGGAGACGCGGTACAAGTCGTATTACGGGATCGATCTGTCGGACCGGTCCATCTACGACCTCGCGATCAACACGGGCCGGTGGGACGCCGAAACGACGCTCGACATCGCGCTCGCCGCGATCGACGGGTACGACATCGAGACGGACGAAGGGGCGTTCGACACGCCCGACTTCGAGATCTGA